The nucleotide window ACTTGTACGCCGCGCTGGCACTGGGCTATTACGTTGCCAAACACCTTGTTATTGCCGCCTTCCAGCACTATGCCGAAGCCGTTGATGTTGATAAAGGTCCGAAAGGCATCAGCCAGGTAGCCACGCACGATGTTATTGGCAATGTAGGCGCCCCGGTCGTCAGGTCGCTGGTGACACCACCCCCGGTCACGATAATGTTCCGGTCCCGGTCCACGAAGGCAATGCCGGCGTTGTCCTCGCTCAGGTTGGTGGGCGCCCCAATGGTCCGAACCACGTAGTTGTTGCGCACGACCAAGCTGCCCGGTCCGCTGGCCAGGCCCGTGCCCGTGCACGATTTCAACTCCAAACCATTGGAGGCGTTGTTGCGCACCGAGTTGTTTTCAATCAGGGCTGCGGGCGTGGTAAAGTTGCCGTTGGCGTCGCGCAGGCCCGCTGCGCCCAGCACGGCAATGGCCGGCCCGAGGTTGAAGCCCAGGCGGCAGTTGCGGATAATAAGTCCACTAACGCTGCCGTCGTTGATGTCGATACCGGCCCGGCGGTTTTGCTCAAACACGCCGTCCTCAATCAGAATGTTGATTTTGCTGCCGTTGACGATGAACAGCCCCGGCCGGCGCCATTGTTGCGCGTGTTCGGGTCCAGGGCCGTTTTGGTGGCCCGCACCCGCCGGAAGGTGATGTTCTCGGTGTAATTGGGGTAGCCGTTCCAGTATATGCCAAACTGCCGGTTTTCGGTGGTAGCTACGTCCTCAAACAAAAAGTTGACGTGGTTGCTTTGGTTGTCGCACTGAATGCCGTAGTCGTAAGCCCGCACTTTCAGGTCGGCAATGGTAACGGGGCTGGCGGGCGTGCCCCCGGTAGTAGTAATGAAAATACCGGTTTCCCGGGTCTGCACGTCGCTGGGCGCCAAGCCCCCATCGAATACGGTGCGGGCCGTATCCACGCCCTGCAGGTTGATGTTCTTGTTAAGCACTACCCGCTCCGAGTATCTGCCTGCGTCGATGAAAATGGTCGTTGTGGTGGCGTTGGCGCTGGCTAGAGCCTTGGCTACGGTGGCGAAAGGGGCCGTAGTGCTGCCATTACCCGTGGCATCGTTGCCAGCGTTGGTTGTGTACACGTCGCCGGTTTGGGCACCGTCATTCACGTACAGCGCCTGGGCCTGAGCAGTCGTCACACCCGCAAGCAAAACCAGGAAAAAGGTGGAAAAAGCGTGCAGTAAGGAGTTTTTCATAGCAAAAGGAATATAGAGCAGTTGGCCCCTGAACGGTTTTTTACCTGTTTAGGTTAGGAATAATTCTGTTTTTTCATCCAGATTATTCCGGGACATCAGCAACAGAGTTGTTTCGGATCAGCGAGAAAAGGTGCTATAAAATATAAGAAAAATATTTAGTTAACTAATTGTTATATAGAGTTCTAATCATTTAGTAACATTATCCGCTCAACATAGCCTACGGTGCTAACGAGAGTAGCCACCCGGTGAAGGCATTAGCTGATTAGGGTGAGCAGGGAAAAGGCTAAATACGAATAGTGCAAATTACTGTACAAAAAACGCCGGGCTCCCAGAGTCCGGCGTTTTTCAAGTTGAAAAAGGCGCGTTGAACTAAGCGTCTTCGCGCCCATGTACCTGGGCCGGCGGGGTGGTAGCTTCTACAGCAGTGAAAGTTTCCAGAATTTTATAGCTGTGAGATGATTCCTTGGGCACTACCCACGAGTTGCCGGGCTCCAGGAGCACCACCTGGCCCTCAATGTGCAGCTCCGCTTTGCCGCTGATAACATACCCTACTGTTTCGTAGGGGCGGGCCACTGCTTCTTTCGCCTCGGCGGGCTCTTCATTTTCCCAGAGCCGCATGGCTACGTGAATGCCGGAAGCCAGGTATTTTTCGCCGTCTTTGCCTTTGGGAGAAAACCGTGAATCGATTTTGGTGATGGACGTATCAGCCATAATAGGGTTAGGGGTAAGGTGAGTGGTTGAGGTTTAGTAAGCGCAGGTGTATAGCCTAACGCAAGGTGCCCGGGGCGGTTGTCTTCCAAACCTTCCGGCCCGCGCTTGGTTGCAGCATACGTTATGGCCGTTATATTGCCATCTTAAGCCGCTCGCTCTGTGTCGGGGCCGCGCCGTTTTTTGCTTTACCCATGCACGC belongs to Hymenobacter cellulosilyticus and includes:
- a CDS encoding DUF1565 domain-containing protein; translated protein: MKNSLLHAFSTFFLVLLAGVTTAQAQALYVNDGAQTGDVYTTNAGNDATGNGSTTAPFATVAKALASANATTTTIFIDAGRYSERVVLNKNINLQGVDTARTVFDGGLAPSDVQTRETGIFITTTGGTPASPVTIADLKVRAYDYGIQCDNQSNHVNFLFEDVATTENRQFGIYWNGYPNYTENITFRRVRATKTALDPNTRNNGAGRGCSSSTAAKSTF
- a CDS encoding cupin domain-containing protein; this encodes MADTSITKIDSRFSPKGKDGEKYLASGIHVAMRLWENEEPAEAKEAVARPYETVGYVISGKAELHIEGQVVLLEPGNSWVVPKESSHSYKILETFTAVEATTPPAQVHGREDA